DNA from Gottschalkia purinilytica:
AAGTTTGCTACTGAATTAGCGAAAATAGGGGTAACTACAATAAGTGGAATGGCAAAAGGTGTAGATACTGATGTTCATAGAAGTACGATAAAATCAAATGGAAGAACTATAGCTGTTTTAGGAAGCGGTCTTGACGTAATATATCCAAAATCGAATAAAAATTTATATGAAGAGATAATATATAATGGATGTGTTATGTCAGAGTTTCCTTTAGGTACTCAACCTTTCGCTTATAATTTTCCTCAAAGAAATAGAATAGTAAGTGGGTTATCTTTAGGAGTAGTAGTTATAGAAGCAGGAGAAAAAAGTGGATCTTTAATTACAGCACAACATGCATTGGAACAGGGTAAAGATGTATTTGCATTACCTGGAAATATAAATAGTATTTATAGTATTGGAACGAACAAGTTAATAAAAGATGGTGCAAAGTTACTTCTAAGTTTAGATGATATAATTGAAGAAATTATTGAATTGAAAGATATAAGTAAGAAAATAAATGTAGATAATAGGAACATAATTGATTATGAAGAATTAAGTGAAAAAGAAGTGCAAATTTTTAAATGTATACAAGAAGGAACTATTCATCTAGATATGATATCATATAAAACGGGAATAAATATATCTAGTGTAACTAGTATACTTACAATATTAGAAATAAAAGGTATAATAAAACAATTGCCTGGTAAGCTATTTTCAGTTAAATAGCAACATAATAGACTAATATCTATGTTTTTGATATAATAACAAACATTATGATTCGGAGGTGAATTATATGGCAAAATCTTTAGTTATAGTCGAGTCACCGGCAAAAGCAAAGACGATATCAAAGTTTTTAGGAAGAAATTATAAAGTAAAGGCGTCTGTAGGACATGTAAGAGATTTACCTAAAAGTAAATTAGGTATTAATATAGATGAATATTTTGAGCCAGAATATATTACTATCAGAGGGAAAGGTCCTGTAATAAAAGAACTCAAAAGTGAAGCAAAGAAGGTAGATAAAGTATTCTTAGCAACTGACCCTGATAGAGAAGGTGAAGCTATATCTTGGCATTTAGCTAATATATTGCAAATAGATGATAGTGAGCAAGTTAGGATAGAATTCAATGAAATAACAAAAAATGCAATACAAAATGCTATTAAGAAACCTAGAAAGATAAATAAAGATTTAGTTGATGCACAACAAGCTAGAAGAGTATTAGACAGATTAGTTGGTTATAAAATAAGTCCTCTATTATGGAAAAAGGTAAAAAAAGGACTAAGTGCAGGTAGGGTGCAATCTATAGCAACTAAATTAGTATGTGATAGAGAAAAAGAGATAGAACAGTTTGAGCCAAAAGAATACTGGACTATAGATGCAACTTTATCAAAGGGTAAAAGTAAATATGTTGCTTCCTTTTATGGTAAAAAAACAAATAACAAAGAAGAAAAAGTTGAACTTAGTACAAAAGAACAAGTAGACGATATTATATCTTTAGTTTCAAAGGAAAAGTTTATAGTAGAAGATGTTAAGAAAGGTAAGAGAAAAAGAAATCCTTATTTACCTTATACTACGAGTAGTTTGCAACAAGATGCTCATAAAAGAATAGGATTCTCTACTAAAAAAACTATGATAATAGCTCAACAATTATATGAAGGTATAGATGTAAAAGGAGAAGGAAGTATTGGTCTTATATCATATATAAGAACAGATTCAACAAGAATATCAGAGGAAGCTATAAAGAATGTAAAAGAATTTGTAAATAATGAATATGGAAAAGAATATGTTTCAACAGAAAAAAGAAAATCAAAGAAAAAAGATATACAAGATGCACATGAGGCTATAAGACCTACATCTGTGTTTAGAACACCAGAATCCATAAAAGAATCTTTAAGTAAAGATCAATATAAGCTTTATAAACTTATTTGGGATAGATTTGTAGCTAGTCAAATGAGTCCAGCATTATATGAAACTTTAACTATAAAAATTAGCGCAGGTGACTATATATTTAAATGCAGTGGATCAAAAATAGTTTTCGAAGGGTTTTTAAAGGTTTATAATATTACTGATGAGGATAAAGATATTATTCTACCAGATCTTAAGGTTGGAGAAGAATCAAAATTAATAAAATTAGATCCAAAACAACATTTTACACAGCCGCCACCGAGATATACAGAGGCATCATTAGTAAAGACATTAGAAGAATTAGGAATAGGAAGACCTAGTACATATGCTCCTACTATAAGCACTATACTGAGTAGGGGATATGTAGTACTTGAAAAAAAGAGCTTTGTTCCTACTGAATTGGGTAGTTTGGTAACAGATTTATTAATAGATTATTTTAAAAACATTATAAATGAAGAGTTTACTGCTGATATGGAAGAGAGTCTAGACAAAATAGAAGAAGGTGAACTAGAGTGGAAAAAAGTTATTGAAAGTTTTTACAATAACTTTAAAAAAGATTTAGAAATTGCAGAAAATGAGATAAGTAAAATAGAAATAAAAGAAGAAGAAACAGATGTCTTATGTGAGAAATGCGGAAGAAATATGGTGGTGAAACTAGGGAGGTACGGAAAATTTTTAGCTTGTCCAGGATATCCAGAATGTAAAAATGCAAAACCATTTGTAGAAGACTTAGGAATAGATTGTCCTAAATGTGATGGTAAAATAGTAGAGAGAAGATCTAAAAAAGGAAGAAAGTTTTTTGGATGTAGTAATTATCCTGAATGTGATTTTGTATCTTGGGATAAACCTATAGATGAAAAATGTCCTAAATGCAATAATTTGCTTATGGAGAAAAACACCAAAAAGGGTAAGACGATTAAGTGTATAAATAATGAATGTGATTATAAAAAACAAACAGATTAAAATAAGTAGTCATATTTAGAGGGTATATTATAGTAATAATTAATGTATAGAAACAATCATTATGATTTCTACAGATTTATTTTAGGAGAGTGGATGTGATGTTGAAAGGAACTACTATTATTGCAGTTAAAAAAGGTGAAAGGACTGCTATAGCCGGTGATGGACAAGTTACATTTGGAGATAAGACGGTTATGAAACATTCAGCTAAAAAAGTAAGAAAGATATATAATGATAAGGTTGTAATTGGATTTGCGGGATCTGTTTCAGATGCTCTTACTCTTGCAGAAATGCTAGAAGAAAAACTAGAGCAAAATGGTGGAAACTTGAAAAGAGCTTCTGTAGAACTTGCTAGAGAATGGCGAAGAGATAAAGTAATGGCGAAGTTAGAAGCAATGTTAATAGCATCAGATAAGGAAAACCTTTTAGTTATATCTGGAACAGGAGAAGTTATTGAGCCTGATGACGGAGTAGTTGCTATAGGATCAGGTGGTAGCTATGCTTTAGCTGCTGGAAAAGCACTTATAATGTACTCTGATTTGGATATAAGTGATATAGCTAAAGAAGCTTTATTAATTGCTTCTTCTATATGTGTATATACAAATAATAATATCTCCATTGAAGAGTTGTAAAAGGAGTGTAAAATAATATGAAAGAGTTAACACCAAAACAAATTGTATCTGAGTTAGATAAGTATATAATAGGTCAGAAAAACGCTAAGAAATCAGTTGCAATAGCACTAAGAAATAGATATAGAAGAAGTCTTTTAGATGAGGAATTTCAAGAAGAAGTTAAACCTAAAAATATACTAATGGTTGGACCAACCGGAGTAGGTAAAACTGAAATAGCTAGAAGACTCTCCAAACTAGTAAAAGCTCCATTTGTAAAAATAGAAGCTACAAAATTTACTGAGGTTGGATATGTAGGTAGAGATGTTGATTCTATGATAAGAGATTTAGTTGAAATTTCTATTAGAATGATCAAAACAGAAAAAATAGAGGAAGTTTATGATAAAGCTAGAAAATTAGCAGATGATAAAATAGTTGAAATTTTGATTCCAAGTTCTCCTAAAAAGAATAATTTCAATAATCCGCTAGAAGCTTTTTTTAGTAGTAGTTTAAATAATTCTGAGGATAATACAGAAGATACTAATAATTTTAATATTCAACAGCAAAGAAAAGAGTTTAAGGAAAGACTTCTAAATAACGAATTAGACAATCAAATAATAGAAATCGAAGTTGAGGAAAATAGAAATAATGCTATGGATATGTTAGGTGGAGCAGGACTAGAAGAATTAAATATAAACTTTAATGACTTATTTGGAGGATTAATACCAACTAAACTTAAAAAGAGAAAGGTAACTATAAAAGAAGCAAGAAAAATAATAGCAGATCAAGAAGCTCAAAAGTTAATTGATATGGATGATGTAACAACACTGGGTATAAAAAGAGCAGAAGAACATGGTATTATATTCATAGATGAAATAGATAAAATTGCTGTAAAAGGATCAAGTTCAGGACCAGATGTTTCTAGAGAAGGAGTACAGAGAGATATTCTTCCTATAGTAGAAGGATGTACTGTTATGACTAAATATGGTCCTGTTAGAACAGATCATGTATTATTTATTGCAGCAGGTGCATTTCATGTTGCTAAAACTACTGATTTAATACCAGAAATACAAGGTAGATTTCCAATAAGAGTTGTTCTTGAGAACTTAACAGAAGAGAACTTTAAGGAGATATTAGTTAAGCCTCAAAATGCTCTTACAAAACAGTATGAATTATTACTACGAACTGAAGGTATAAACATAAAATTTAGTGATAACTCATTAGATGAAATAGCCAAAATTGCATTCATACTAAATCAAGAAAGTGAGAATATAGGTGCTAGAAGACTTCATACTTTATTAGAACAATTATTAGAGGATATATCGTTTGAAGCACCAGATATTGAAAATAAAGATATAATTATAGATGAAAATTACGTAAGACAAAAGTTAAATCCGAATATACAAGGGAAAGATGTATCAAAATACATCATATAGAGGAGGATAAACATGGGAGAAAGCTTACTCCAAAAAACAAGAAGATTAAATAAAATTCTACAAAACTCAGGATCAGAACCTGTATCTTTTGAGGAACTAAGTAATACTCTTAGTGAAATACTAGAGGCTAATGTATATATATCAAATATAAAAGGAAAAGTTTTAGGATTTGCATTACATGAAGGATTTGATTGTGGAATACTTCAAAGCGAAATAGTTAAAGAAAAAAGATTTCCTAAAGAGTATCATGATGAGTTGTTAAAAGTTTCAGAAACTAGTGAGAATATACAAGAAATTTCTGAATGTGTATTTGATCAAATATCACAATGTCCATATCCAAATAAAATAGCTACAGTAATACCTATAAGAAGTGGTGGAACTAGACTAGGAACTTTAGTATTAGCCAGATTTGGAAGAGAATTCACAGAAGATGATCTGGTCTTAGCTGAATATAGTGCTACAGTCGTAGGCATGGAAATACTAAGAGCTAAGAATGAAGCCATAGAAGAAGAAGCTAGAAAAAAAGCTGTTATTCAAATGGCAATAGGAACACTATCATATTCAGAACTAGAAGCCGTAGAACATATATTTAAAGAATTAGATGGAAATGAAGGATTATTAGTAGCTAGTAAAATTGCAGATAGAGTGGGTATAACAAGATCGGTTATAGTAAATGCATTAAGAAAGTTTGAAAGTGCAGGACTTATAGAGTCAAGATCGTTAGGAATGAAAGGGACACATATAAAAGTATTAAATAATAGGCTATTAGATGAATTAAAAAATTTAAATTAAAGAAAGTATATAGAAAAACGACAAAACATTTTATGTTTTGTCGTTTTTCTATGTAAAAAAGCTCAGTTTTTGTTAGGACTCATGTACTAAATGTGGTAAAAAGAAAAAAATATAGAGGATTCTGACAGGAAACGTAGAAAATAAAGCTTTAAAGAAAATTATAACAAAACATGAAAAGCAATACATATAATTTAAAATTTTTCTTATCAGTAAATTACTTATGGTATATATACCATATGATAAGTGACAATTAATATTTATTTATGGAGGTGATAAAGTGCTAAGTAAAATCTATGGTCAGACAAATATTTTAAAAGCAGCACTAGATGGTTCGTCAGCAAAAGATAAAGCAATAGCAAACAATATGTCTAATGTAAATACACCAGGATATAAACGGTTAGATGTAGATTTTGAAGGACAGTTAAAAAAAATACTAACTACAGAAGGAAAATTACAACTACAGAAAACTCATCAAGGTCACATAGGAGATAATAATAGTATAGAAAATTTTAATCCTAATACTCAACAATATAAAAATATATCTGTTAAAAGAGATAAAAATGGAGTAAACATGGATGTAGAAATGGCTGAAATGGCAAAAAACACAATAATGTATAATGCTCTAATTACACAGATATCGAGAAAGTTTAATTCAATAAAAACAGTTATAAGTGAGGGAGGAAAGTAGTGTGGGAATGTTTAGTTCAATTAACATAAGTGCTTCTGGGCTAACTGCAGAAAGAACAAGAATGGATGTAATATCTAAAAATATAGCAAATGCTAACACAACTAGGACAAGTAGTGGAAAGCCATATAGAAGACAAATGCCTTTATTTAAAGAAAGAGAAGGAGAATCTTTTTCATCATATTTATCAAAAGAATCTGATAAATTATTTAACAAAAACGGAGTAAAAGTATCTGGAATAATTGAAGATAAAACTCCATTTAAAAAGGTATATGATCCAGGACATCCAGACGCAGATCAAAATGGATATGTTGAAATGCCAAATGTAGATATAGTTACTGAAATGGTAGATATGATAACAGCTACTAGAGCATATGAAGCTAATATGACAGCAATAAATTCAGCAAAATCTATGGCAATGAAAGCTTTAGAAATAGGTAGATAAGGAGGAAAATAATGAAAGTAAATAATATAATTAATGATTTTGGAAACATAAATTCTAAGTCTAATGTAACACAAGGCAATACAGATATTAATTTTAGCGATTATCTAAAACAAGCTTTAGATAAAGTAAATGATTTACAATTAGAAGCAGATAATCAGAACCTACTTTTAGCTACAGGTCAAGTTGAAAACATACATGATGTAACTATAGCATCAGAAAAAGCTAAAATAGCATTGGATTTGACTATGGCTGTAAGAAATAAAGTTGTAGATGCTTATAGAGAAATAATGAGAATGCAAATCTAACAGTTAAATGCAGTAGAGGTGAGGTGATTGAGTGGGGGAGACATTTGAACGAATCAGAAACCAGCTAAATGAATTTTGGCAAGGGCTTGATAAAAGCAAGAAAATTAAACTAGGAGTAGCTAGCTTATTATTAATAGTAGGTATAACAGGAATCATATATTTTACTACTAGAACTAAATATGAAGTTTTATATGATAACTTAACACCAAAAGAAGCTGGAGAAATAACTAAAAAGCTAGATGAACAAGGTATAACATGGAAACAGGAAAATAAAGGAAATACCCTACTAGTTCCTACTGAAATGAGGGACAAGGCTAAAATGGATTTAGCTGTGGAAGGACTTCCAAAAGAAAGATATAGTTTTGACAATGCTTTTAGCGATATAGACTGGACTACTACTGAATTTGATAAGAAGCAAAAAATGAAATATGCATTGGAAAACTCATTAGCAAAAGATATATCAAGTATGGATGGTATAGAAAGTGCTGAAGTACATATGAAAGTTCCAGAAGATAGTGGATATGTAATAAAAGAAACAGATAAGCCTACAGCATCTGTATATCTAACACTAGATAAGAATACACCTATAAAGGTTAGCAAAATAAAAGGGATTCAGCACTTAGTAGCTAATGCAGTAGGTGGAATGGAAGCACAAGATGTTTCTATAATTGATAACAAAGGAAAGTTATTAAGTGATAACAAAGGGAACGATGAGATAGATGATTTGAATAATCAACTAGCTATTCAACAAGCTATGCAAGAAAAACTTAATACAAGTATAAAAGAGTTTTTGGAAAAAGCATTTGGTCCTGGAAATGTTGATATAAGAACTAGTATAAAAATGAATTTTGATACAGAAGTTACAAATGTAAAAGAATTTAAACCACCTATAGAGGGTTCTGAAGAAGGAATACCTAGAAGTAAAGAGGAATCAGAAGAAAGCATGGATAATGTCTCAGGTGGACAAGTTCCAGGAACAGAAACAAATGCACAAGATCAGGCACCAGAATATGTTCAAACTGAAACAGGAAGTAATAAATATAATAAAAATAACTCAACAATTAACTATGAAATAAATGAAACTAACAAACAAGTTAAAAGAGGACCTGGAGAAATAGAATCTGTAAGTGTAGCAGTTCTTATAAATGAGGATGTAATAGGGGAAGGATTAACAGATGAGAAGAAAAAAGAAATAACTAATTTAGTTTCTAATGCTACAGCTGGTGCTAGAACTGAGCAGGTTGAAGTAAGTGCTATAAGCTTTAATAATGGACAGGCGAAATCAGAAGAATCTACTGAAAGTGATGGGGGATTACCTTTGTGGGCATGGATGTTAGTAGGAGCATTAGCTCTAGCAGGAGTATCAGGAGCAGTAATTTATAGAAGAAAGAAACTACAAGAAGCAGAAGAATTAGAACAAGAAGAATTAGAGAACATAATGGAAGATACAATTTCTGAAATACCAGAAATGGAAGAAATAGATTTTGGTTCAGAGAAATCACAAATGAAAGAACAAATTTCTAAGTTTATAGATAAAAAGCCTGAAATGGTAGCTCAATTATTAAGAACTTGGCTAAATGAAGAATAGAGGTGAAACCATGTCTGGAAAACAAAAATTAAGTGGAAAAGAAAAAGCAGCAGTATTATTAATCACTCTAGGATCTCAAAAATCTGCTGAAATATTTAAACATCTTAACGAAGAAGAAATAGAAGAACTAACGTTAGAAATAGCAAATATGAGAATGGTTTCTCCTGAAGAAAAACAAATGGTGTTAGAGAACTTTTATGAATTATGCTTAGCTCAAGAATATATCTCAGAAGGTGGAGTTGGATACGCAAAAGATATTCTTGAAAAAGCATTAGGTTCAGATAAAGCAGTTGATATAATAAGCAGACTAACAGCATCATTACAAGTAAGGCCATTTGAATTTGCTAGGAAAGTAGATCCTAATCAGCTATTAAATTATATGCAAAATGAGCATCCACAAACAATAGCTCTTGTTTTAGCTTACTTAGGTTCAAGTCAATCGGCTCAGGTACTTGCAAAATTACCTACAGATAAACAAGCCGAAGTAGCAAAGAGAATAGCTACTATGGATAGAACATCTCCAGAAGTTATAAAAGAAGTAGAGAGAGTAATAGAAGCAAAATTCTCGTCAATGGTATCACAAGACTATACTACAGCTGGAGGTATAGATTCTATAGTTGCTATCTTAAATGCAGTGGATAGAGGAACTGAAAAATATATCATGGAAGAGCTAGAGTTACAAGATATAGAACTAAGTGAAGAAATTAGAAAGAGAATGTTTGTATTTGAAGACATTATTACTCTTGATAATAGATCTATACAAAGATTCATTAGAGAAATTGATAATAATCAATGGGCTATTGCTCTTAAAGGTGCAAGTGATGAAGTTAAAGAGTCTATATTTGGAAATATGTCTAAACGTTTAGTTGAAATGATTAAAGAAGACATGGAGTTCATGGGCCCTGTAAGATTAAAAGATATAGAAGAAGCTCAACAAAATATTGTTAATATAATAAGAAAACTTGAAGAAGAGGGCGAAATTGTAACTCCTAGAGGAGGAGATGAAGTAGTTGTCTAGTATAATAAAATCTTCTCAAATAGTAGAAATTAAAGATAGAACTAATGTGTATAAAGAAGCACGAAATATCATAGACGATACAAGAAAACAACAAGATGATATATTAAACAAGGCTAAAGAGGAAGCTAAACGAATCATAGAACAGACAATAGAAAAAGCAAATAACGAGTCAGAAAAGATACTACATAATGCAAATGAAGAAGCAGAGAAAATTAAAAAGAAGGCTAAAGAAACAGGATACGAAGAAGGGCACCAGGAAGGCTATGATAAAGGCTATAATAAAGGACATGATGATGGTAAAAAAGAAGGCTATGAAATTGGATATGGTGAAGGAAAAGAAATAACAGATAAATTAATAGAAGAAGCAAATGAAATAAAAAAGAACTATCTTCAAGAAAGAGATCATATATTAAAAAGTATAGAGCCAGATGTAATAGATTTAGTAATTCAGACTTGTGAAAAAATAATAAATAAAGAATTAGATGAAAAAGAGACTATAATAGATGTAATTATTAAAGGAATAAACAGTTTAAATAGTAAAGATAGTTTAGTAATTAGAGTATCAAAGGAAGATTTCAATACAGCTTTTGAATCAAGGCAACAAATACTTGCAAAAGCAAGCTTGATCGAAGATGTAGATATTAAGTTAGACGCTAACTTAATAAAGGGAGACTGTATAATAGAGTCTTCTCAAGGAAATGCAGATGTAAGTGTTGGGTTACAAGTAGAAGAGATGAAAAAAATGATAAAAGGCTTACTAAATGGTGAGTGATGTTATGGATAAAATAAATATAAAAAAATACATAAATGCTGTTAGCAATAATGACTTTATAAGATATAGTGGAAATATTACTAAAGTTACTGGATTAACTATAGAGTCTCAAGGCCCGTTTGCTAGCATAGGAGAACTATGCTACATATATCCGTTTAATAAATGTGAACCAGTTTCAGCAGAAGTTGTAGGATTTAAAGATGGAAAAATACTACTGATGCCATTTGGAGAAATGGAGGGAATGGGGCCAGGTAGTACTGTAGTTGCTAGTGGACACTCACTAAGGGTAAATGTTGGTGAAGAATTAGTTGGGAGAATATTAGATGGACTCGGAAACCCAATAGATGGGAAAGGTCCAATAAAAACTGATAAATATTACTCAGTATCTAACTCTCCTCCTAATCCACTTAATAGAAAAAAGATTTCAGAAGTATTGCCTCTTGGAGTTAAAGCTATAGATGGATTACTAACGTGCGGAAAAGGACAAAGGGTAGGAATCTTTGCAGGAAGTGGTGTTGGAAAAAGTACTCTTATGGGTATGATAGCTAGAAATGCAGAGGCAGATATAAATGTTATAGGTCTGATAGGAGAAAGGGGAAGAGAAGTTAGAGAATTCATAGAAAATGACTTAAGAGAAGAAGGACTAAAAAAATCAATAGTAGTAGTAGCAACCTCAGATCAGCCTGCTTTGGTCAGAATGAAAGGAGCACTACTTACAACTGCTATTGCTGAATACTTTAGAGATAGAGGTAATAATGTAATGATGTTAATGGATTCTTTGACGAGATTTGCAATGGCACAAAGAGAGATTGGACTAGCAATAGGTGAACCTCCTGTAACAAGGGGATATACACCTTCAGTGTTCTCTATATTTCCTAAGTTACTAGAAAGAGCAGGAGCTTCTGACAAAGGAACTATAACAGGATTATATACAGTATTAGTAGATGGTGATGATATGAATGAGCCAATTACAGATACGGTAAGGGGTATATTAGATGGACATATAGTGTTATCTAGAAAACTTGCAAGTCAAAATCATTATCCAGCAATAGATGTACTGCAAAGTGTAAGTAGGGTAATGTCAAATATATGTACTAAAGAACATGTGATATTGTCAAACCAAATTAAAGATATACTAGCAACCTATAGAGAATCAGAAGATTTAATAAATATAGGAGCATATAAGAAAGGTTCAAATAAAAAAATAGACAATGCAATTGAAGTTATAGATGAAGTACAAAACTTTTTAAAACAGGGGATACTTGATAAGTATAACTTTGAGGAAACTTGTAATATCTTAGGAAGTTTGATGAATAACAACTAATCTATTAGGAGGCTGGTTATTTGGTAAAGTTTAACTTTAGATTAGAAAAGGTACTAGAATATAAACAAACTGTTGAAGACATAAAGAAATCAGAATATGGAAAAGTAAAACAACAGTTAGAAACTGAAAAAGATAAATTAGAAAAAATAGTATCGTATAAAGAAACTATGAAGAGAAAGAGAGATGAATTGGTTCAAAGAAAAACTACTGTTAATGAGCTAAAAATATATAATTCTTTTTTAAATGATATAACAACAAAAATAATAGCTCAAAGTGATGTAGTAGAGAGAACTGAAGAGAACGTAAATATTGCTAGAGATAAATTAGTAGAGTCAACTAAGGAAAAGAAAATATTACAGAACTTAAAATCAAGAGATTTTGACATATATCAATACGACTTAAAAAGAGAAGAAGACAAACTTAATGATCAATTTGTAAGTTATAGTAGTTCTACTAATATAGTGGGGGAATAATATGCCAAGTGAAAATGAAAGAATTACTAAAAGACCTTTTAAAATTAAATCTATATTATTAACGGTATTCATTTTAATACCTCTAGCTATTATGACTTTATTATATTTTGCTAGTGATACATTTAGAGATAAGGCTAATGGTGTATTAAAAAATGCACCTATTATAGGGGGGATAATAAGTAAATATCCTACTAAGACAGAAGTAAATGATAAAGAACTATCTATAGCTAGATATTATATAGAAGAACTTGATAAAGAAAGTGCAGCAGACAAATTATACATAATAAAGAAAGATGACGCAAAAGTATATGACACTATAATAAAAAAAATGAATACAGTATCTTCTAAAAAGACACAAGATATAGTTAAAGAAATTAGAAATCTTGAATTAAGAAAAGATTTAGTATCAACTTTATATGAAGAAATTCAAACAGAAAAAGATAAAAAGGTAAAGGCAAAAGCTTCTAATTTAGAAAGTATGGGAACTAGAGCTGCTATCCATGAAATAATGGATCGGACAAGCATAGAAGAAGGTGAGCTTGAAAAGATATTTACATATTTAAGTAACAATGCAGCTGTTGAAATATTACATTATATAGATGGTGGTACAAGAAGCGAAATAATGTATAAATTATCCAATATAGATATGAAAAGAAAAAATGAGTTACAAGGTCTATTAAATGAAAAGAGAAGAAAAGAAGAAGAATTAGAAATATCAGCTCAAAATTTAGCTAAAGTTTATGGCGTAAAGGATCCTATAAAAGCTTCAGAAGAAATAGCAAATACTGAAAAGTTATCTATGGATGTACTTACAAGATTATATATGAACTTAGACCCTAAAAAGTCAGCTGAGATACTAGTTCATTCTAAAGATGAAAAATTTAATAATGAATTATTTGAGTCAATTATAAGCTTAGAAGAATTAAGGGGAGTAGATCAGTCTGTTACCGTAGATATAACAAATGTGATGAATTTTTTACAAGATTACAATAAAAAAATAGATGATTTAGTAGTTCTATATGAAAAAATGACTCCAGATAATGCAGCTAAAGCTATAGAAAAGTTATTAGAAAATAAACAAGAGGTGACTGTGTTTAGTATTAAAGAAGAAAGCGGTTATAAACTTTCTGACCATAAAATAGCAATGGAAATTCTTAAGAAAATGAAAAAACCAAAAGTATCAAAGATATTAGGAAATTTAGAACCTGCAAAAGTAGCGCAGATAACTAGAGTGTTAGCTATAGAATAGCATTTGAAAGGAGGTGAAATAAGATGATAAGTCAAGGTGTAAATATGTTTTTTAAAGATTCAGGGACTACAGTAAATTCTAACTCAAAGCAAAGTACAAGAGACTTTAAAGATGGATTTAACAAAATATTAGAGCAAAAAAGAAACAATGAATTGGGAAACAATAAAAATAAGAGTAATGCAGGATCAGTAGCTCAAATAAGTAGACCAATTATAAAAGATGAATCTAAAATAAATGACGTGAGACAGGAGTCGAATAATAACAACAACATATCAGCTACTACTGAAACAACTAACAAGACAATCACGCAAAACATAA
Protein-coding regions in this window:
- the fliE gene encoding flagellar hook-basal body complex protein FliE translates to MKVNNIINDFGNINSKSNVTQGNTDINFSDYLKQALDKVNDLQLEADNQNLLLATGQVENIHDVTIASEKAKIALDLTMAVRNKVVDAYREIMRMQI
- the fliF gene encoding flagellar basal-body MS-ring/collar protein FliF; its protein translation is MGETFERIRNQLNEFWQGLDKSKKIKLGVASLLLIVGITGIIYFTTRTKYEVLYDNLTPKEAGEITKKLDEQGITWKQENKGNTLLVPTEMRDKAKMDLAVEGLPKERYSFDNAFSDIDWTTTEFDKKQKMKYALENSLAKDISSMDGIESAEVHMKVPEDSGYVIKETDKPTASVYLTLDKNTPIKVSKIKGIQHLVANAVGGMEAQDVSIIDNKGKLLSDNKGNDEIDDLNNQLAIQQAMQEKLNTSIKEFLEKAFGPGNVDIRTSIKMNFDTEVTNVKEFKPPIEGSEEGIPRSKEESEESMDNVSGGQVPGTETNAQDQAPEYVQTETGSNKYNKNNSTINYEINETNKQVKRGPGEIESVSVAVLINEDVIGEGLTDEKKKEITNLVSNATAGARTEQVEVSAISFNNGQAKSEESTESDGGLPLWAWMLVGALALAGVSGAVIYRRKKLQEAEELEQEELENIMEDTISEIPEMEEIDFGSEKSQMKEQISKFIDKKPEMVAQLLRTWLNEE
- the flgC gene encoding flagellar basal body rod protein FlgC, which codes for MFSSINISASGLTAERTRMDVISKNIANANTTRTSSGKPYRRQMPLFKEREGESFSSYLSKESDKLFNKNGVKVSGIIEDKTPFKKVYDPGHPDADQNGYVEMPNVDIVTEMVDMITATRAYEANMTAINSAKSMAMKALEIGR
- the flgB gene encoding flagellar basal body rod protein FlgB, producing MLSKIYGQTNILKAALDGSSAKDKAIANNMSNVNTPGYKRLDVDFEGQLKKILTTEGKLQLQKTHQGHIGDNNSIENFNPNTQQYKNISVKRDKNGVNMDVEMAEMAKNTIMYNALITQISRKFNSIKTVISEGGK
- a CDS encoding FliH/SctL family protein; this encodes MSSIIKSSQIVEIKDRTNVYKEARNIIDDTRKQQDDILNKAKEEAKRIIEQTIEKANNESEKILHNANEEAEKIKKKAKETGYEEGHQEGYDKGYNKGHDDGKKEGYEIGYGEGKEITDKLIEEANEIKKNYLQERDHILKSIEPDVIDLVIQTCEKIINKELDEKETIIDVIIKGINSLNSKDSLVIRVSKEDFNTAFESRQQILAKASLIEDVDIKLDANLIKGDCIIESSQGNADVSVGLQVEEMKKMIKGLLNGE
- the fliG gene encoding flagellar motor switch protein FliG, whose amino-acid sequence is MSGKQKLSGKEKAAVLLITLGSQKSAEIFKHLNEEEIEELTLEIANMRMVSPEEKQMVLENFYELCLAQEYISEGGVGYAKDILEKALGSDKAVDIISRLTASLQVRPFEFARKVDPNQLLNYMQNEHPQTIALVLAYLGSSQSAQVLAKLPTDKQAEVAKRIATMDRTSPEVIKEVERVIEAKFSSMVSQDYTTAGGIDSIVAILNAVDRGTEKYIMEELELQDIELSEEIRKRMFVFEDIITLDNRSIQRFIREIDNNQWAIALKGASDEVKESIFGNMSKRLVEMIKEDMEFMGPVRLKDIEEAQQNIVNIIRKLEEEGEIVTPRGGDEVVV